The Pseudomonas sp. R4-35-07 genome contains a region encoding:
- a CDS encoding bifunctional prephenate dehydrogenase/3-phosphoshikimate 1-carboxyvinyltransferase produces the protein MIGRLVVVGLGLIGGSFAKGLRESGLCGEVVGVDLDPQSRQLAVELGVVDRCEADLAVACRGADVIQLAVPILAMEKLLAILAGLDLGSAILTDVGSAKGNVVRAAQLAFGEMPPRFVPGHPIAGSEQSGVEASNAQLFRRHKVILTPLAQTDPAALAVVDRLWRELGADVEHMQVERHDEVLAATSHLPHLLAFGLVDSLAKRNENLEIFRYAAGGFRDFTRIAGSDPVMWHDIFLANREAVLRTLDTFRSDLDALRDAVDAGDGHQLLGVFTRARVAREHFSKILARRAYMETSVDADELTFIASPGGRLSGRIRVPGDKSISHRSIMLGSLADGVTEVEGFLEGEDALATLQAFRDMGVVIEGPHHGRVTIHGVGLHGLKPAPGPIYLGNSGTSMRLLSGLLAAQRFDSVLTGDASLSRRPMSRVAEPLREMGAVIETGPQGRPPLTIRGGQALKGLNYVMPMASAQVKSCLLLAGLYAEGKTCVTEPAPTRDHTERMLRGFGYPVGVEGATASVESGHALTATHIEVPGDISSSAFFLVAATIAEGSELLLEHVGINPTRTGVIDILRLMGADITLENPREVGGEPVADLRVRAAVLKGIEIPEALVPLAIDEFPVLFVAAACAQGRTVLRGAEELRVKESDRIQVMADGLLALGVKCEPTPDGIIIDGGAIDGGDVHAHGDHRIAMAFSVASLRAAAPIRIRDCANVATSFPNFLTLCAHVGMRVAQEAQL, from the coding sequence ATGATCGGTCGCCTGGTGGTGGTCGGTCTTGGGTTGATCGGTGGCTCCTTCGCCAAAGGCCTGCGTGAGAGTGGTTTGTGTGGCGAAGTGGTCGGCGTGGACCTGGACCCGCAATCGCGCCAGTTGGCGGTAGAACTGGGGGTGGTAGACCGTTGTGAGGCGGACCTGGCCGTCGCGTGCCGGGGCGCCGACGTGATCCAGCTGGCGGTACCGATCCTGGCCATGGAAAAGCTCTTGGCGATTTTGGCCGGCCTGGACCTGGGCAGCGCGATTCTCACGGATGTCGGCAGTGCCAAAGGCAATGTGGTGCGCGCGGCGCAACTGGCGTTTGGTGAAATGCCGCCGCGCTTCGTGCCGGGCCATCCGATTGCCGGTTCCGAGCAGAGCGGGGTGGAAGCGTCCAATGCGCAGCTGTTTCGTCGGCACAAAGTGATCCTGACCCCGCTTGCGCAGACCGACCCAGCGGCGTTGGCCGTGGTGGATCGGCTGTGGCGGGAGCTGGGGGCGGACGTGGAGCATATGCAGGTCGAACGCCACGACGAAGTGCTCGCTGCTACCAGTCATCTGCCCCATCTGCTGGCGTTTGGCCTGGTGGATTCGTTGGCCAAGCGCAACGAAAATCTGGAGATTTTCCGCTATGCCGCCGGAGGCTTTCGCGACTTCACGCGGATTGCCGGCAGCGATCCGGTGATGTGGCATGACATCTTCCTCGCCAATCGCGAAGCGGTGTTGCGCACCCTGGACACCTTCCGCAGCGACCTGGATGCCTTGCGTGATGCGGTGGATGCAGGTGATGGTCACCAATTACTGGGCGTGTTCACCCGTGCGCGGGTGGCGCGTGAGCACTTCAGCAAGATCCTGGCGCGCCGGGCTTACATGGAAACCTCCGTGGACGCCGACGAACTGACGTTCATCGCCAGCCCCGGTGGCCGCTTGAGCGGGCGCATCCGGGTGCCGGGTGACAAGTCGATCTCCCATCGGTCGATCATGCTGGGCTCACTGGCCGACGGCGTGACCGAAGTTGAAGGCTTCCTGGAGGGCGAGGATGCCCTGGCGACGTTGCAGGCGTTCCGCGATATGGGCGTGGTGATTGAAGGGCCGCACCATGGGCGGGTGACGATTCATGGCGTGGGTTTGCACGGCTTGAAACCGGCGCCAGGGCCGATTTACCTGGGTAACTCCGGAACGTCCATGCGCCTGTTGTCCGGGTTGCTGGCGGCGCAGCGCTTCGACAGCGTGCTGACGGGCGATGCGTCGCTGTCCAGGCGCCCGATGAGTCGCGTGGCTGAGCCGTTGCGGGAAATGGGCGCAGTGATCGAGACCGGGCCGCAAGGGCGTCCGCCGCTGACCATCCGCGGTGGCCAGGCGCTGAAAGGCTTGAATTATGTAATGCCGATGGCCAGCGCCCAGGTGAAATCCTGCCTGTTGTTGGCCGGGCTGTATGCCGAAGGTAAAACCTGCGTGACCGAGCCTGCACCGACCCGCGACCATACCGAACGCATGTTGCGCGGTTTTGGCTATCCGGTAGGTGTGGAGGGCGCGACGGCGTCGGTTGAATCCGGGCATGCGTTGACCGCTACCCATATAGAGGTACCGGGAGACATTTCCTCGTCGGCTTTTTTCCTGGTCGCAGCTACGATTGCCGAGGGTTCCGAGCTGTTGCTGGAACATGTCGGTATCAACCCGACCCGCACCGGGGTGATCGATATCCTGCGCCTGATGGGTGCAGACATCACCTTGGAAAACCCGCGTGAAGTGGGTGGTGAACCGGTCGCCGACCTGCGTGTACGCGCGGCTGTACTCAAGGGTATCGAGATTCCCGAAGCGCTGGTGCCGCTGGCGATCGATGAGTTCCCCGTGCTGTTCGTCGCCGCCGCCTGCGCGCAGGGGCGCACCGTGCTGCGCGGTGCCGAGGAGTTGCGGGTGAAGGAGTCCGACCGTATCCAGGTCATGGCCGACGGTCTGTTGGCGCTGGGTGTGAAGTGTGAACCGACGCCTGATGGGATTATCATCGACGGCGGCGCGATAGACGGTGGCGACGTGCATGCCCATGGCGATCATCGGATTGCCATGGCGTTCAGCGTGGCGTCCTTACGAGCGGCGGCGCCGATTCGTATCCGTGATTGCGCCAACGTTGCTACATCTTTTCCGAATTTTCTTACACTGTGTGCCCACGTCGGCATGCGTGTAGCCCAAGAGGCTCAATTGTGA
- the cmk gene encoding (d)CMP kinase: MNIKAPVITIDGPSGSGKGTIAGILAKRLGWCLLDSGALYRLLAFAARNHGVDLTNEELLTKIAAHLDVQFIAATDGQLQRIILEGDEVSDVIRTESIGAGASQVAALPAVREALLQRQRAFQEPPGLVADGRDMGTVVFPEAPLKIFLTASAEERARRRYLQLKGKVDGVSLSSLLDEIRARDERDTQRAVAPLKPAADAIQLDSTELSIEQVLERIMSEIAIRDIAG; encoded by the coding sequence GTGAATATCAAAGCACCGGTGATTACCATCGACGGGCCAAGCGGCTCGGGCAAAGGCACGATCGCCGGCATCCTGGCCAAGCGCCTGGGCTGGTGCCTGCTGGATTCCGGGGCGCTGTATCGCCTGCTGGCGTTCGCTGCGCGCAACCACGGTGTCGACCTGACCAACGAAGAGTTGCTGACGAAAATCGCCGCCCATCTGGACGTGCAGTTCATCGCGGCGACCGACGGTCAATTGCAGCGCATCATCCTCGAAGGTGATGAAGTCAGTGACGTGATCCGCACCGAGAGTATCGGCGCCGGCGCGTCCCAGGTGGCGGCTCTGCCGGCGGTTCGCGAGGCTTTGCTGCAGCGCCAGCGCGCGTTTCAGGAGCCGCCGGGCCTGGTGGCCGACGGCCGCGACATGGGCACCGTGGTGTTTCCCGAGGCGCCTTTGAAGATTTTCCTGACCGCCAGCGCCGAGGAGCGTGCTCGTCGCCGCTACTTGCAGTTGAAGGGCAAAGTCGATGGTGTTAGTCTGTCGAGTCTGCTAGATGAGATCCGTGCACGCGATGAGCGTGATACCCAGCGTGCGGTAGCCCCGCTCAAGCCGGCGGCTGACGCCATACAGCTGGATTCCACGGAGTTGTCCATCGAGCAGGTGCTGGAACGCATCATGAGCGAGATCGCCATTCGCGATATCGCCGGGTGA